One stretch of Streptomyces sp. NBC_01363 DNA includes these proteins:
- a CDS encoding C40 family peptidase has protein sequence MSAKTKRRPRQALHAVTVTALLAGSAYLTVELRKDEQAKAPAVQAVTDNPALKSSNLKNGKQRWERLRNPSRTLLRGADGEILASFTDGARTATLTGPSRTFTEPSTTTSKVVTEDWVRLMPYQWKKGAENEKWFKDWFKEFFGSEEDDLFATAFQYVADAPVKKDDEGVSYAGDANFGPLNPNGSEGNDLRLEESDFFDYLGIPYTFRNGTTMQPRTERARSMDCSGFIRTVFGYRARYPLMATDASGDGLPRTANGMARSHRGTDVIDLKGITPADRPKNIDVLQPGDLVFFKLDQRTKERLDHVGMYLGHDTDGHKIFISSREEANGPTIGDKGGTSRLDGNGYYAATLRSAKRL, from the coding sequence ATGAGTGCCAAGACCAAGCGCCGTCCCCGCCAGGCGCTGCACGCCGTCACGGTGACCGCTCTGCTCGCGGGCAGCGCCTACCTCACCGTCGAACTGCGCAAGGACGAACAGGCCAAGGCCCCGGCCGTGCAGGCCGTCACCGACAATCCGGCGCTGAAGTCCTCGAACCTGAAGAACGGCAAGCAGCGCTGGGAACGGCTGCGCAACCCGTCCCGCACCCTGCTGCGCGGCGCCGACGGCGAGATCCTCGCCAGCTTCACCGACGGCGCCCGCACCGCCACCCTCACCGGCCCCAGCCGTACCTTCACCGAGCCCAGCACCACCACGTCCAAGGTCGTCACCGAGGACTGGGTGCGGCTGATGCCGTACCAGTGGAAAAAGGGCGCCGAGAACGAGAAGTGGTTCAAGGACTGGTTCAAGGAGTTCTTCGGCAGCGAGGAGGACGACCTCTTCGCCACCGCCTTCCAGTACGTCGCCGACGCCCCGGTCAAGAAGGACGACGAGGGGGTCTCCTACGCCGGTGACGCCAACTTCGGTCCGCTCAACCCGAACGGCAGCGAGGGCAACGACCTCCGGCTGGAGGAGTCCGACTTCTTCGACTACCTCGGCATCCCGTACACCTTCCGCAACGGCACGACGATGCAGCCCCGCACCGAGCGCGCCCGCTCCATGGACTGCTCGGGCTTCATCCGTACGGTGTTCGGCTACCGGGCCCGCTACCCGCTCATGGCCACCGATGCGTCCGGCGACGGCCTGCCGCGCACCGCCAACGGCATGGCCCGCTCCCACCGCGGTACGGACGTGATCGACCTGAAGGGCATCACGCCGGCCGACCGGCCGAAGAACATTGATGTGCTGCAACCCGGTGACCTGGTCTTCTTCAAGCTCGACCAGCGCACCAAGGAACGCCTCGACCACGTCGGCATGTATCTCGGGCACGACACCGACGGCCACAAGATCTTCATATCCAGCCGGGAGGAGGCCAACGGCCCGACCATCGGCGACAAGGGCGGCACGTCCCGGCTCGACGGAAACGGCTACTACGCGGCGACCCTGCGCAGCGCGAAGCGGCTGTAG
- a CDS encoding poly-gamma-glutamate biosynthesis protein PgsC/CapC produces the protein MIPSVLTPEIAAIGIALGLMFSLVCYLTTNLSPGGMITPGWLALTLVEDLQRAAMVVGVTVLTYVAVLGLQKVVILYGKRLFSTVVLTGVIFQGTLMIVLSIEFPLMYTNQTLGFIVPGLIAYQLVRQPKGATLLATGSVTLMAYVVLTAGILLGALPTV, from the coding sequence TTGATCCCCTCCGTCCTCACCCCTGAGATTGCCGCCATAGGCATCGCCCTGGGGCTGATGTTCTCGCTGGTCTGCTACCTGACGACCAACCTCTCCCCCGGCGGGATGATCACCCCGGGCTGGCTGGCGCTCACCCTCGTCGAGGACCTCCAGCGCGCGGCCATGGTGGTCGGCGTGACCGTGCTGACGTACGTCGCGGTGCTCGGCCTCCAGAAGGTCGTGATCCTCTACGGCAAGCGGCTGTTCTCCACCGTCGTCCTCACCGGTGTGATCTTCCAGGGGACGCTGATGATCGTGCTGTCGATCGAGTTCCCGCTGATGTACACCAACCAGACCCTGGGCTTCATCGTCCCCGGCCTGATCGCGTACCAGCTCGTCCGCCAGCCCAAGGGCGCGACCCTGCTGGCGACCGGCTCGGTGACGCTCATGGCCTATGTCGTTCTCACCGCAGGCATCCTGCTCGGCGCGCTGCCGACCGTCTGA
- the pgsB gene encoding poly-gamma-glutamate synthase PgsB, whose translation MLFLYGVLVVCCAILLISGIVEQRRHFTNLERIPTRVLINGIRGKSSITRLCAGALRGGDLVTVAKTTGTAARFIHPDATEEPVYRKFGIANVVEQIGIVRRAASYSPDALVIECMAVMPALQEINQSKLIRSTIGVLCNVREDHLAEMGPTLDDVARSLCRSMPEGGICVTAEQDRFHILQEEADARDCKLIYADPETVSDEELRGFSWFTFKENVAIALTVAELLGVDRQTALQGMYDAPPDPGVLSVERYRTHDDKRLRFANVFAANDPESTLMNINQLLDLGAIDRPLNVVINCRPDRVERNGQMGQIIPELQPEKVFVIGHPAKSAIDAIPSEWRHTAVDLGGDKRDPEEFMHQLLGHLGPESSLVAIGNIHGQGELLLEHLAELPADETPDETPDQAPDRTQDRTPDQAAPQGTPQGAPHGDVPADAPADGPVTAAFPPVPAQRQQSPHPQQPRHDETLALPRYTPHLDPYQPYPEAYEARYQQAPRPASALPQQPQPHPHQQPQQSQSQSQQHEPPHQSPEDPAEPPAPRVRGMFEPVRPPAPAQQENPGEPR comes from the coding sequence GTGCTCTTTCTCTACGGCGTGCTCGTCGTGTGCTGTGCGATCCTCCTGATCTCCGGCATCGTCGAACAGCGGCGCCACTTCACCAATCTGGAGCGCATACCCACCCGGGTGCTGATCAACGGCATCCGCGGCAAGAGCTCCATCACCCGCCTCTGCGCGGGCGCCCTGCGCGGCGGCGACCTGGTCACCGTCGCCAAGACGACCGGTACCGCAGCCCGCTTCATCCACCCGGACGCCACCGAGGAGCCGGTCTACCGCAAGTTCGGCATCGCCAACGTCGTGGAGCAGATCGGCATCGTGCGGCGCGCGGCCTCCTACAGCCCGGACGCGCTGGTCATCGAGTGCATGGCGGTCATGCCGGCGCTCCAGGAGATCAACCAGTCCAAGCTGATCCGGTCGACGATCGGTGTGCTGTGCAACGTACGTGAGGACCACCTGGCCGAGATGGGCCCCACGCTCGACGACGTGGCCCGTTCGCTGTGCCGCTCCATGCCGGAGGGCGGCATCTGCGTCACCGCCGAGCAGGACCGCTTCCACATCCTCCAGGAGGAGGCGGACGCCCGGGACTGCAAGCTGATCTACGCGGACCCGGAGACCGTGAGCGACGAGGAGCTGCGCGGCTTCAGCTGGTTCACGTTCAAGGAGAACGTGGCCATCGCGCTGACGGTCGCCGAACTCCTCGGCGTGGACCGGCAGACGGCGCTCCAGGGCATGTACGACGCCCCGCCGGACCCGGGTGTCCTCTCGGTCGAGCGGTACCGCACCCACGACGACAAGCGGCTGCGCTTCGCCAACGTCTTCGCGGCGAACGACCCCGAGTCGACGCTGATGAACATCAACCAGCTGCTCGATCTGGGCGCGATCGACCGGCCGCTGAACGTCGTGATCAACTGCCGCCCCGACCGGGTCGAGCGCAACGGTCAGATGGGCCAGATCATTCCCGAACTCCAGCCGGAGAAGGTGTTCGTGATCGGTCACCCGGCGAAGAGCGCCATAGACGCGATCCCCTCCGAGTGGCGCCACACCGCGGTCGACCTCGGCGGCGACAAGCGCGACCCCGAGGAGTTCATGCACCAGCTGCTCGGGCACCTCGGGCCGGAGTCGTCGCTGGTCGCGATCGGCAACATCCACGGGCAGGGCGAACTGCTCCTGGAACACCTCGCCGAGCTGCCCGCCGACGAGACCCCGGACGAGACGCCGGACCAGGCCCCGGACCGGACGCAGGACCGGACGCCGGACCAGGCCGCCCCGCAGGGAACTCCGCAGGGAGCCCCGCACGGCGACGTCCCGGCCGACGCCCCCGCCGACGGCCCGGTCACCGCCGCCTTCCCGCCGGTCCCGGCCCAGCGGCAGCAGTCGCCGCACCCCCAGCAGCCGCGGCACGACGAGACCCTGGCGCTCCCCCGCTACACCCCGCACCTCGACCCGTACCAGCCCTACCCCGAGGCGTACGAGGCCCGGTACCAGCAGGCCCCGCGCCCGGCCTCCGCCCTACCGCAGCAGCCGCAGCCACACCCGCACCAGCAGCCTCAGCAGTCGCAGTCGCAGTCGCAGCAGCACGAGCCACCGCACCAGAGTCCGGAAGACCCGGCCGAACCGCCCGCACCTCGCGTCCGCGGCATGTTCGAGCCGGTCCGGCCGCCCGCCCCGGCCCAGCAGGAAAACCCAGGAGAACCCCGTTGA
- a CDS encoding cache domain-containing protein — MAASSSKRRHKVRRRADMSLLGGIRPPIAVLSALLLSLAGITALGLGRASQDSVPEAVLTSQQHFAEDGAVTMRASIDESVTDLTRTAGLFSAGDPASPDAVLDKIGSVYQKWTGTAVVEIESGRMLAARGENVPVTAIDTGKLAQKDGLSPRIVRLQNGESRLLAFALLSWPDQPQQLLIASNSLRFPGVSRGQFRSIAVVDTTGHILSRDGVQEPEQVKTDKQRADAKRSAKQLNAFAETAATKTRQHPLKAKEPGSGGFPGVSGSLRGNSVRGDRAVAGYAALAGPQPGEGTVATSLGLTVVAMVDVAEDPTRVAGPFFGLVSAAALLLIGALAVALLLGTVQRPLLKLFLESRRLTRGDLTRPVSVPRFGETARIGRALERLRRQLLGEPVEGGAAGDSGAGPGRPGRRSRLGSRALIVICGVLLLAWSAPMLLLFNRADSTVAVPEQVVSDQRERTHTISDRVRRALNEGHADLVSVASLVGNRTSPDDMKKVLERTRTEHQRYRSIYVRDADGTVQARAGEKPHALPSGTKGKPLTQPITVLNESGKEPSIAGYAEIPGRNGAMVIGEFRIDFINGLLKRPGLGQVRVVDDEHRVIGGNTGYLAFDSLPKRLDELVSGTNQRVGMNAPAGAVVYRDGDGVQISAASPFAGGGAAKQLHWTVVSWQPASGLAIPEYSLQNRTVLAGLLGITAAVACLGWLYIVVVRPLRELAGKAESLADGDRRTVLFPHHHDEVGAVTRSLEIVRQQLQEQRRRDSAPLVGRN; from the coding sequence ATGGCCGCTTCGTCCTCGAAGCGCCGGCACAAGGTCCGCCGGCGGGCCGATATGTCGCTTCTGGGTGGCATACGTCCCCCCATCGCGGTTCTCTCCGCGCTCCTGCTCTCCCTGGCGGGCATCACCGCCCTCGGCCTGGGAAGAGCGAGCCAGGACTCCGTACCGGAGGCGGTGCTGACGTCCCAGCAGCACTTCGCCGAGGACGGCGCCGTCACGATGCGCGCCTCGATCGACGAGAGCGTCACCGACCTGACCCGCACCGCGGGGCTCTTCAGCGCGGGCGATCCGGCCTCTCCCGACGCCGTCCTCGACAAGATCGGCAGCGTCTACCAGAAGTGGACGGGCACCGCCGTCGTCGAGATCGAGTCCGGCCGGATGCTCGCCGCGCGCGGGGAGAACGTCCCCGTCACCGCCATCGACACCGGCAAACTCGCGCAGAAGGACGGGCTCAGCCCGCGCATCGTACGGCTCCAGAACGGCGAGAGCAGGCTGCTCGCCTTCGCCCTGCTGTCCTGGCCGGACCAGCCGCAGCAGTTGCTGATCGCCTCCAACAGCCTCCGCTTCCCCGGCGTCAGCCGCGGGCAGTTCCGCTCGATCGCCGTCGTCGACACCACGGGGCACATCCTCAGCCGCGACGGCGTCCAGGAGCCGGAGCAGGTCAAGACCGACAAGCAGCGCGCGGACGCCAAACGGTCCGCCAAGCAGCTGAACGCCTTCGCCGAAACGGCCGCGACCAAGACCAGGCAGCACCCGCTCAAGGCCAAGGAACCCGGCTCCGGCGGCTTCCCCGGCGTCAGCGGCAGCCTGCGCGGCAACAGCGTCCGCGGTGACCGCGCCGTCGCCGGCTATGCCGCGCTGGCCGGCCCGCAGCCCGGCGAGGGCACCGTCGCCACCTCCCTCGGGCTCACCGTCGTCGCCATGGTCGACGTCGCGGAGGACCCGACCCGCGTCGCGGGCCCCTTCTTCGGACTGGTCTCCGCCGCCGCCCTGCTGCTCATCGGCGCACTCGCGGTGGCGCTGCTGCTCGGCACCGTGCAGCGGCCACTGCTGAAGCTGTTCCTGGAGAGCCGCCGGCTGACCCGGGGCGACCTGACCCGTCCGGTCTCCGTCCCCAGGTTCGGCGAGACGGCGCGCATCGGGCGCGCCCTGGAGCGCCTGCGCCGCCAGCTCCTCGGCGAACCGGTGGAGGGCGGGGCGGCCGGAGACTCCGGCGCCGGTCCTGGCCGCCCGGGGCGCCGGAGCCGGCTCGGCAGCCGCGCGCTGATCGTCATCTGCGGCGTCCTCCTGCTGGCCTGGTCCGCACCGATGCTGCTGCTCTTCAACCGCGCCGACTCCACCGTCGCCGTGCCGGAACAGGTCGTCAGCGACCAGCGCGAGCGCACCCACACCATCTCCGACCGGGTCCGGCGCGCGCTCAACGAGGGCCATGCCGACCTGGTGTCCGTCGCCTCGCTCGTCGGCAACCGCACCTCCCCCGACGACATGAAGAAGGTCCTGGAGCGCACCCGCACCGAGCACCAGCGCTACCGCTCGATCTACGTACGCGACGCCGACGGCACCGTCCAGGCCCGCGCGGGCGAGAAGCCGCACGCGCTGCCCAGCGGCACCAAGGGCAAGCCGCTCACCCAGCCCATCACCGTCCTGAACGAATCCGGCAAGGAGCCCTCCATCGCCGGGTACGCGGAGATCCCCGGCCGGAACGGCGCCATGGTGATCGGCGAGTTCCGGATCGACTTCATCAACGGGCTGCTCAAGCGCCCCGGGCTCGGCCAGGTCCGGGTGGTCGACGACGAACACCGGGTCATCGGCGGCAACACCGGCTACCTCGCCTTCGATTCCCTGCCGAAGCGACTGGACGAGCTGGTCTCCGGCACGAACCAGCGGGTCGGCATGAACGCCCCCGCGGGCGCCGTCGTCTACCGCGACGGCGACGGTGTCCAGATCTCCGCCGCTTCGCCCTTCGCCGGTGGCGGCGCCGCGAAGCAGCTCCACTGGACGGTGGTCAGCTGGCAGCCCGCGTCGGGCCTCGCCATCCCCGAGTACAGCCTGCAGAACCGCACCGTTCTCGCCGGTCTGCTCGGCATCACCGCCGCCGTGGCCTGCCTCGGCTGGCTGTACATCGTCGTCGTACGTCCGCTGCGCGAACTGGCCGGAAAGGCCGAATCGCTGGCCGACGGCGACCGCCGCACCGTGCTCTTCCCGCACCACCACGACGAGGTCGGCGCGGTCACCCGCAGTCTGGAAATTGTCCGGCAGCAGCTCCAGGAGCAGCGCAGACGCGACAGCGCTCCCCTGGTCGGAAGGAACTGA
- a CDS encoding CapA family protein, giving the protein MSRHSSSVSVTRATAPVLLLAALVGCSVPGGDSDSADAKEGPSFTVAAAGDVLIHPQLTEQARKDAAAGGDKTGKKIDFHPLLAGVKPVISKADLAICHFEPVAGKPQGPFEGFPDFVVPPQITTALKDVGYDTCSTASNHTLDHGASGVRNTLDALDRAGLKHTGSARSSAEAAKPLIMDVKGVKVAQLSYAFGFNGREVPADKPWLTNQTDFDRIAAAEKAARKAGAEVVILSIHWGREHHPDPSNGQLKLARRLARETGINLVIGHHAHVVQPMEKIGSTWIAYGLGNQVARHDVPSGLTEEGVIGWFEFHKRGDTWDVDARYVPTLLTIPPDADGSGAQEPDAAVVKDHRLVDLAGSLQNAEDLPATERARYRMAFQRTQGTLLNRGAVEDGLKPLKDLPE; this is encoded by the coding sequence GTGTCCCGCCATTCGTCTTCGGTCTCCGTCACTCGCGCCACCGCGCCCGTGCTCCTCCTCGCGGCCCTCGTCGGCTGCTCGGTTCCGGGCGGTGACAGCGACTCCGCGGACGCGAAGGAAGGTCCTTCCTTCACCGTCGCCGCGGCCGGCGACGTCCTGATCCACCCCCAGCTGACCGAGCAAGCGCGCAAGGACGCCGCGGCGGGCGGGGACAAGACCGGGAAGAAGATCGACTTCCATCCGCTACTGGCCGGGGTCAAGCCCGTGATCAGCAAGGCCGATCTGGCGATCTGCCACTTCGAGCCGGTCGCGGGCAAGCCGCAGGGACCGTTCGAGGGCTTCCCCGACTTCGTCGTGCCGCCGCAGATCACCACGGCGCTCAAGGACGTCGGCTACGACACCTGCTCGACGGCCTCGAACCACACCCTCGACCACGGGGCCTCCGGCGTACGGAACACTCTCGACGCGCTCGACAGGGCCGGGCTCAAGCACACCGGGTCGGCGCGCAGCAGCGCCGAGGCCGCCAAGCCGCTGATCATGGACGTGAAGGGCGTGAAGGTCGCCCAGCTGTCCTACGCCTTCGGCTTCAACGGGCGCGAGGTCCCGGCCGACAAGCCCTGGCTGACCAACCAGACCGACTTCGACAGGATCGCCGCCGCCGAGAAGGCCGCCCGCAAGGCCGGTGCCGAGGTGGTGATCCTCAGCATCCACTGGGGTCGCGAACATCATCCGGACCCGAGCAACGGCCAGTTGAAGCTGGCCCGCAGGCTGGCACGGGAGACCGGGATCAATCTGGTGATCGGCCATCACGCCCATGTGGTGCAGCCGATGGAGAAGATCGGCTCCACGTGGATCGCGTACGGCCTGGGCAACCAGGTGGCACGGCACGACGTGCCGTCGGGGCTGACCGAGGAAGGCGTCATCGGCTGGTTCGAGTTCCACAAGCGCGGTGACACCTGGGACGTCGACGCCCGGTACGTACCGACGCTGCTGACGATCCCCCCGGATGCCGACGGCAGCGGTGCGCAGGAGCCCGATGCGGCGGTGGTGAAGGACCACCGGCTGGTGGATCTGGCCGGATCGCTGCAGAACGCCGAGGACCTGCCGGCCACCGAGCGGGCCAGATACCGGATGGCCTTCCAGCGGACCCAGGGCACTCTGCTCAACCGGGGCGCCGTCGAGGACGGGCTGAAACCCTTGAAGGACCTGCCCGAGTGA
- a CDS encoding lantibiotic dehydratase C-terminal domain-containing protein — protein sequence MSNSLPEADWWYARLYPGGIDHLDLAISTFLPPLAELAVARGADRWFFIQYTDWKGPHIRIRIHGPRSVLDQLHRRMPHLESELKQLTRRPVPSRGSLVPLDLRPFSGRYAGADVTVYEPEDTKYGGPAGTELAEGLFQCSSELALWASRLPRHPDRAALAVLLLNASAASIEALGKGIDVPQFWERHLAWWTHDAGREGEGLRTQLRRSADQDPWGIIQKAELLASDPTVKAHTQGWTNSLSEYLVRASERQIPYSAGHLVFHQAHMMCNRLGILPREEALLGIKAARLKSTLDSP from the coding sequence ATGAGCAATTCCCTGCCTGAAGCGGACTGGTGGTACGCGCGTCTCTATCCCGGCGGGATCGACCATCTGGATCTGGCCATTTCCACCTTTCTGCCCCCGCTCGCTGAATTGGCGGTCGCGCGCGGCGCCGATCGCTGGTTCTTCATCCAGTACACCGACTGGAAGGGCCCCCATATACGGATCCGGATCCATGGGCCACGAAGCGTGCTCGACCAACTGCATCGCCGGATGCCCCACCTCGAGTCGGAGCTCAAGCAGTTGACGCGCCGGCCGGTTCCGAGCCGTGGATCACTGGTCCCGTTGGACCTGCGCCCCTTCAGCGGCCGTTATGCGGGAGCCGATGTGACGGTCTATGAACCCGAGGACACCAAATACGGGGGGCCGGCCGGCACGGAACTCGCCGAGGGCCTGTTTCAGTGCTCCAGCGAACTGGCCCTGTGGGCCAGTCGACTTCCACGGCACCCGGACCGGGCGGCGCTGGCTGTGCTCCTACTCAATGCGTCTGCAGCATCAATTGAAGCACTCGGAAAAGGCATTGATGTTCCACAGTTCTGGGAGCGGCACCTGGCCTGGTGGACTCATGACGCAGGGAGGGAAGGTGAAGGGCTTCGCACTCAGCTCCGCAGGTCTGCAGATCAGGACCCCTGGGGGATCATTCAGAAAGCTGAACTCCTGGCCTCTGACCCGACCGTGAAGGCCCATACCCAGGGCTGGACGAACTCCCTGTCAGAATATCTCGTTCGCGCCTCGGAGAGGCAAATACCTTACAGTGCAGGCCACTTGGTTTTTCATCAAGCCCATATGATGTGCAACCGATTGGGAATTCTGCCTCGCGAGGAGGCCCTCCTCGGGATCAAGGCCGCCCGGTTGAAAAGTACGCTGGACAGCCCTTAG
- a CDS encoding PqqD family peptide modification chaperone, which translates to MRFTAAATPPQEAAQDDSDSKSADVNTTDTAWLDTEPLALRPTIEQTVGLDGRPLLFDAETGKYVAVSQAGTVVLKLLTEGATARDVVRRVTSSSSGDPGLIEAAVVRFLTEVRQAGVLTLEPQEQTRRERVLKYSLQQKMPRKALTSSVHVLLEPLARLVQKSRVSIVVAAWTVLTLGGLAAAGYALAEEGMPSYSSWSWLAALLLMLQIAVHELSHALVCQTLRVPVREAGITLMLYVMPVAYVDRTDAYRVRGRAPRALIALAGPMSDAIWAGITGVVLLDSSGAVHDIAGALLQLQLLLMIVNLNPLLPSDGYHALESAMGAVNIRGRSFAYLVHLVTKAPLPSHLLASSRPKRVGYCVFGIVCGIYGLLMVGYVLMWWWHLIEGFIR; encoded by the coding sequence ATGCGATTCACCGCCGCGGCTACCCCGCCCCAGGAAGCCGCGCAAGACGACAGCGACTCGAAATCCGCGGACGTGAACACGACGGACACCGCATGGCTGGACACCGAGCCCCTGGCCTTGAGGCCCACCATCGAGCAGACGGTGGGCCTCGACGGAAGACCACTGCTCTTCGACGCCGAAACCGGCAAATACGTGGCTGTCTCCCAGGCAGGCACTGTCGTTCTCAAGCTCCTCACCGAGGGTGCCACAGCACGGGACGTGGTACGCCGTGTGACCTCGTCGTCGTCCGGAGACCCCGGCCTCATCGAGGCAGCAGTCGTACGTTTCCTGACCGAGGTCAGACAGGCTGGAGTCCTGACGCTCGAACCGCAGGAGCAGACTCGCCGAGAGCGGGTCCTGAAGTATTCGCTGCAACAGAAGATGCCACGCAAGGCACTGACGAGTTCTGTGCACGTCCTGCTGGAGCCCCTCGCCCGCCTGGTTCAGAAGTCGCGTGTCTCGATTGTCGTCGCCGCGTGGACAGTTCTGACCCTCGGCGGCTTGGCTGCTGCCGGCTACGCCCTGGCCGAAGAGGGCATGCCATCCTACTCGTCGTGGTCGTGGCTCGCAGCGCTGCTGCTCATGCTCCAGATCGCTGTCCATGAGCTGTCGCACGCACTGGTGTGCCAGACCCTGCGCGTCCCTGTCAGAGAAGCCGGTATCACTCTGATGTTGTACGTGATGCCAGTGGCGTACGTGGACCGTACGGACGCCTACCGGGTGCGCGGCCGCGCACCCCGCGCGCTCATCGCGCTGGCCGGTCCCATGAGCGATGCCATCTGGGCAGGTATCACCGGTGTGGTCCTGCTCGACAGCAGCGGAGCGGTGCACGACATCGCGGGAGCGCTGCTCCAGCTCCAGTTGTTGCTGATGATCGTGAACCTCAATCCGCTCCTGCCGTCGGACGGATATCACGCGCTGGAGTCCGCCATGGGTGCCGTGAACATCCGTGGCCGGTCCTTTGCCTATCTGGTGCATCTGGTCACCAAGGCCCCGTTGCCCAGTCACCTCTTGGCAAGCAGCAGGCCCAAGCGCGTCGGGTACTGCGTCTTCGGCATCGTGTGCGGAATCTACGGTCTCCTCATGGTCGGGTATGTCCTGATGTGGTGGTGGCATCTCATCGAAGGATTCATACGCTGA
- a CDS encoding thiocillin family RiPP produces MYADNNAQDVMVIDLSVEDMTVEPLADSALLGTAASFGTAASASCPAACVGTASSASSAG; encoded by the coding sequence ATGTACGCAGACAACAACGCCCAGGACGTCATGGTCATCGATCTGTCCGTTGAAGACATGACTGTGGAGCCGCTCGCCGACAGCGCCCTGCTCGGCACCGCCGCGTCCTTCGGCACCGCCGCCTCGGCCAGCTGCCCGGCTGCCTGCGTCGGTACCGCCAGCAGTGCCTCCTCGGCCGGCTGA
- a CDS encoding thiocillin family RiPP, whose product MNDTAIIDLFAEDIAGDLTAEVLDDAALLGTWGSIGTFGSATCPASTASTGGSASSSG is encoded by the coding sequence GTGAACGACACCGCAATCATCGACCTGTTCGCCGAGGACATCGCCGGCGACCTGACCGCTGAAGTCCTCGACGACGCGGCGCTGCTGGGCACCTGGGGCTCGATCGGCACGTTCGGCAGTGCCACCTGCCCCGCGTCCACCGCCTCGACCGGCGGCAGCGCCTCTTCGTCGGGCTGA
- a CDS encoding thiocillin family RiPP — MPNETDMLIDLFAEDASLTIDALPTDSALASISTAGTFGCLGGSTIGTAATASSQG; from the coding sequence ATGCCCAACGAGACCGACATGCTCATCGACCTGTTCGCCGAGGACGCCTCCCTGACGATCGACGCCCTGCCGACCGACTCGGCTCTGGCGTCCATCTCGACGGCGGGCACGTTCGGCTGCCTCGGCGGCTCCACCATCGGTACCGCCGCCACCGCCAGCTCCCAGGGCTGA
- a CDS encoding nitroreductase family protein has translation MQTISPLPALLDSQEVMRQLQVRSRLGAESLRTAPAAPAPELRGTLQAAGATHHDKTAAVAAPPSEQSLEAVLRRRSSVRTYASQPVPVEVIAAVVERAAAFDRLAWPDHDAGVELEFLVAARNVAGLSTGIHLYSPAGGEFIRLADLPAGEAAGDLVLQLEFADAPAIVMTCGPMAASLDRHGEHGHRLLLTRAGAASQTAWLTALDRGLVGSIFAGFLASALKPLVPADGYRSAQLLAFSCGYPPAADEL, from the coding sequence ATGCAGACGATCTCTCCGCTGCCCGCGCTTCTCGACTCCCAGGAAGTGATGCGGCAGTTACAGGTGCGCAGCCGGCTGGGCGCCGAATCCTTGCGCACAGCGCCCGCTGCACCGGCTCCCGAACTTCGCGGGACGCTCCAGGCAGCCGGTGCGACGCACCACGACAAGACTGCCGCTGTCGCCGCGCCACCGAGTGAACAATCGCTGGAAGCGGTACTGCGCCGCCGGTCGTCGGTGCGTACCTACGCCTCGCAGCCCGTCCCCGTAGAAGTGATCGCGGCCGTGGTCGAGCGTGCTGCGGCGTTCGACCGCCTTGCCTGGCCCGACCACGACGCCGGCGTCGAACTGGAGTTCCTGGTGGCGGCCCGCAACGTAGCCGGACTGTCCACAGGCATCCACCTCTACTCGCCGGCGGGCGGTGAGTTCATCCGGCTCGCCGATCTCCCGGCCGGTGAAGCGGCGGGAGACCTGGTCCTTCAGCTGGAGTTCGCCGACGCGCCTGCGATCGTGATGACTTGCGGCCCGATGGCAGCTTCCCTGGACCGCCACGGTGAACACGGCCACCGGCTGCTGCTCACCAGGGCCGGGGCCGCCTCCCAGACAGCATGGCTCACGGCCCTGGACCGCGGGCTGGTCGGCAGTATCTTCGCCGGTTTCCTGGCGTCGGCGCTCAAGCCGCTGGTGCCGGCGGACGGCTACCGCAGCGCACAGCTGCTGGCTTTCTCCTGCGGCTACCCGCCAGCTGCCGACGAACTCTGA